One genomic region from Amycolatopsis sp. FBCC-B4732 encodes:
- a CDS encoding YbaK/EbsC family protein, translating into MTWTIAGSLTVVPAPTRTDLLAEPVAKALAALADPDAVGVTEIDPSLADTAAFCEAYGSPLEASANCVVVAGKRAGEVRFAAALVLATTRADVNGVIKRRLDVRKASFAPMDEAVALTGMEYGGITPVGLPAEWPILLDRRVADAPELVIGSGIRGSKLLISGAALASLPGAEVIEDLAR; encoded by the coding sequence GTGACCTGGACGATCGCCGGGAGCCTCACCGTCGTTCCCGCACCCACCCGTACCGACCTGCTCGCCGAGCCCGTGGCCAAAGCGCTGGCCGCGCTGGCCGACCCGGACGCCGTCGGCGTCACGGAGATCGACCCTTCGCTGGCCGACACCGCCGCCTTCTGCGAGGCCTACGGCTCGCCGCTCGAGGCGTCCGCCAACTGCGTCGTCGTCGCCGGCAAGCGCGCGGGCGAAGTCCGGTTCGCGGCCGCGCTCGTGCTCGCGACGACCCGAGCCGACGTCAACGGCGTGATCAAGCGCCGCCTCGACGTCCGCAAGGCGTCGTTCGCGCCGATGGACGAAGCCGTCGCGCTGACCGGCATGGAGTACGGCGGCATCACGCCCGTCGGCCTGCCCGCCGAGTGGCCGATCCTGCTCGACCGGCGCGTCGCGGACGCGCCCGAGCTCGTCATCGGCAGCGGGATCCGCGGCAGCAAGCTGCTGATCTCCGGCGCCGCGCTGGCCTCGCTGCCCGGGGCCGAGGTCATCGAGGACCTCGCCCGGTGA
- a CDS encoding DUF2516 family protein produces the protein MLVAIWILQVVHWGSALVGLFAFVHALLQRADAYSAADRKTKPIWMLITGAATLAMALFDVMGPGMIFWVPAMAAALVYIVDVRPKLIEVQRGGSNW, from the coding sequence GTGCTAGTCGCCATCTGGATCCTCCAAGTCGTCCACTGGGGCAGCGCGCTGGTCGGCCTCTTCGCCTTCGTGCACGCGTTGCTGCAGCGCGCGGACGCCTACTCCGCGGCCGACCGCAAGACCAAGCCGATCTGGATGCTGATCACGGGCGCCGCGACGCTCGCCATGGCGCTGTTCGACGTCATGGGCCCGGGGATGATCTTCTGGGTGCCCGCCATGGCCGCGGCGCTGGTCTACATCGTGGACGTCCGCCCCAAGCTGATCGAGGTCCAGCGCGGCGGCTCCAACTGGTAG
- a CDS encoding helix-turn-helix domain-containing protein, which produces MEKVADIASDIGEYIRQQRNTAKISLRQLSKLAGVSNPYLSQIERGVRKPSAEILQQIAKGLRISAEALYVQAGILDLPTGGPVGDAIRADAELTERQKQVLLDVYESFRRENAAARPAAESSPAEDTPATKPAADTKESA; this is translated from the coding sequence AGGTCGCGGACATCGCTTCCGACATCGGCGAGTACATCCGCCAGCAGCGCAACACCGCGAAGATTTCGTTGCGCCAGCTGTCGAAGCTCGCCGGCGTGTCCAACCCGTACCTGAGCCAGATCGAGCGCGGGGTCCGCAAGCCCAGCGCGGAGATCCTGCAGCAGATCGCCAAGGGCCTGCGCATTTCGGCGGAAGCGCTGTACGTGCAGGCCGGGATCCTCGATCTGCCGACGGGCGGCCCGGTGGGCGACGCGATCCGCGCCGACGCCGAGCTGACCGAACGGCAGAAGCAGGTCCTGCTCGACGTTTACGAGTCCTTCCGCCGGGAGAACGCCGCGGCACGGCCGGCCGCCGAGTCGTCTCCCGCCGAGGACACCCCAGCCACCAAGCCAGCCGCAGACACCAAGGAGTCAGCATGA